From one Solea solea chromosome 15, fSolSol10.1, whole genome shotgun sequence genomic stretch:
- the LOC131473972 gene encoding max-interacting protein 1-like, giving the protein MVKFVRQHSEQQLLKAEELLSESDASVDPQDFTDYSFFYSKCAAMDQIGTFMQNVQVLLDAADYIENVEKNSGKCEHGYASLYPEAQSAHQQKQRKFKNRKLDNIHNRSAHNELEKNRRAHLRLCLERLKSLIPLGPDCSRHTTLGLLNKAKAHIKKLEEVDRRSLHQLENLEREQRHLQRQLSQLQTHGERVRTDSLDSRTFSNHSESDREEIEVDVESTEFSHGEMDSVSTSGASDLDDHSSRQSSASDEGYSTCSLKLAFSA; this is encoded by the exons atgGTTAAATTCGTGCGCCAGCACAgcgagcagcagctgctcaaaGCGGAGGAGCTGCTGTCCGAGTCTGACGCGTCCGTGGACCCGCAGGATTTCACAGACTATTCCTTTTTCTACTCCAAATGTGCCGCAATGGACCAGATCGGCACTTTTATGCAGAACGTGCAGGTGCTGCTCGATGCGGCGGATTatatagagaatgtggagaagaACAGCGGAA AATGTGAACATGGTTATGCTTCATTATATCCTGAAGCCCAGTCTGCACATCAACAGAAACAACGGAAATTCAAAAACAGGAAACTGGACAATATTCACAATAG GTCAGCACACAATGAACTGGAGAAGAATAG ACGAGCACACCTCCGCCTGTGTTTGGAGAGGTTGAAGTCTCTCATCCCTCTGGGACCAGACTGCAGTCGGCACACCACGCTGGGACTCCTCAACAAGGCCAAAGCACATATCAAG aaACTTGAAGAGGTGGACCGCAGGAGTCTGCACCAGCTGGAGAACTTAGAGCGAGAGCAGAGGCATCTGCAGAGGCAGCTCTCCCAGCTCCAGACTCACGGAGAGAGGGTCCGCACAGACAGCCTGGACTCACGGACGTTCTCCAACCACTCAGAGTCTGACCGAG AGGAAATTGAAGTGGATGTGGAAAGCACTGAGTTCTCCCATGGAGAAATGGACAGCGTAAGCACCAGTGGTGCAAGTGACCTGGACGACCACAGCAGCCGGCAGAGCTCGGCCAGTGACGAGGGATACTCCACGTGCAGTCTAAAACTGGCCTTCTCTGCCTGA